A genomic window from Anthonomus grandis grandis chromosome 4, icAntGran1.3, whole genome shotgun sequence includes:
- the LOC126734763 gene encoding uncharacterized protein LOC126734763 isoform X1, with protein sequence MGCASSAPLVEQGKHLVEGVKDAASDTVNKGEKALHNATDTIKEGVSSGIDTVKETVQSAINTAEESVGSVAQKIGETFNFTSSKANELEDTKQTLSSTKDDLVGNVSESAAEVVSEAETVIVSETEHAREAFQSGTSPLFETVHSMDDEMASALKELEVHGLDDFHEKTKDLEESVIQSGTEVLEDLENDTKDHLGESVKKVEMKVEELMEDGSTVKVEEKVVEVEAKKHPEKEDPQPTFWEAAADAILMRKNIKHLEPLDFGKERIFFASSEKAELKQSDNVNMKQNDIIIENTE encoded by the exons atggggTGTGCGAGTAGCGCTCCGCTTGTAGAACAAGGAAAGCATTTGGTTGAGGGTGTGAAAGATGCGGCCAGTGATACTGTTAACAAAGGAGAGAAAGCTTTACATA acgCCACTGACACAATTAAAGAAGGAGTCTCCTCGGGAATAGACACAGTAAAAGAGACCGTACAGTCGGCCATAAACACGGCGGAAGAATCGGTCGGTTCTGTCGCACAAAAAATCGGAGAAACTTTCAACTTCACCAGTTCGAAAGCCAACGAATTGGAAGACACTAAACAAACTTTAAGTTCAACCAAAGACGACCTTGTGGGAAACGTATCGGAAAGCGCTGCCGAAGTTGTATCCGAAGCCGAAACCGTTATAGTATCAGAAACCGAACATGCCCGTGAAGCTTTTCAGTCTGGAACGTCACCGCTTTTCGAAACCGTTCATTCTATGGACGATGAG ATGGCTAGTGCGTTAAAGGAGCTAGAGGTGCACGGACTAGATGACTTCCATGAAAAAACCAAAGATTTGGAGGAATCCGTGATACAAAGTGGCACCGAAGTATTGGAGGATCTCGAAAATGACACCAAAGATCACTTGGGTGAAAGTGTGAAGAAGGTCGAGATGAAAGTGGAAGAGCTGATGGAAGATGGTAGTACGGTCAAAGTTGAGGAAAAAGTGGTGGAAGTTGAAGCGAAAAAACATCCAGAAAAGGAGGA TCCTCAACCGACATTTTGGGAGGCAGCCGCCGACGCCATCTTAATGCGGAAGAACATAAAACATTTGGAACCGCTGGATTTTGGGAAAGAGAGGATTTTTTTTGCATCGTCCGAAAAGGCCGAGCTTAAACAGTCGGACAATGTTAATATGAAACAAAacgatattattattgaaaatactgaataa
- the LOC126734763 gene encoding uncharacterized protein LOC126734763 isoform X2, translated as MGCASSAPLVEQGKHLVEGVKDAASDTVNKGEKALHNATDTIKEGVSSGIDTVKETVQSAINTAEESVGSVAQKIGETFNFTSSKANELEDTKQTLSSTKDDLVGNVSESAAEVVSEAETVIVSETEHAREAFQSGTSPLFETVHSMDDEMASALKELEVHGLDDFHEKTKDLEESVIQSGTEVLEDLENDTKDHLGESVKKVEMKVEELMEDGSTVKVEEKVVEVEAKKHPEKEE; from the exons atggggTGTGCGAGTAGCGCTCCGCTTGTAGAACAAGGAAAGCATTTGGTTGAGGGTGTGAAAGATGCGGCCAGTGATACTGTTAACAAAGGAGAGAAAGCTTTACATA acgCCACTGACACAATTAAAGAAGGAGTCTCCTCGGGAATAGACACAGTAAAAGAGACCGTACAGTCGGCCATAAACACGGCGGAAGAATCGGTCGGTTCTGTCGCACAAAAAATCGGAGAAACTTTCAACTTCACCAGTTCGAAAGCCAACGAATTGGAAGACACTAAACAAACTTTAAGTTCAACCAAAGACGACCTTGTGGGAAACGTATCGGAAAGCGCTGCCGAAGTTGTATCCGAAGCCGAAACCGTTATAGTATCAGAAACCGAACATGCCCGTGAAGCTTTTCAGTCTGGAACGTCACCGCTTTTCGAAACCGTTCATTCTATGGACGATGAG ATGGCTAGTGCGTTAAAGGAGCTAGAGGTGCACGGACTAGATGACTTCCATGAAAAAACCAAAGATTTGGAGGAATCCGTGATACAAAGTGGCACCGAAGTATTGGAGGATCTCGAAAATGACACCAAAGATCACTTGGGTGAAAGTGTGAAGAAGGTCGAGATGAAAGTGGAAGAGCTGATGGAAGATGGTAGTACGGTCAAAGTTGAGGAAAAAGTGGTGGAAGTTGAAGCGAAAAAACATCCAGAAAAGGAGGAGTAA